Genomic window (bacterium):
CCTAAAATTATAAAAGAAGACTATCTTTTCTGGATAAAGCCTTATCAATTTGATTATATTATCCCTGTTCCTCTCCATCCAAAAAAATTGAGAAGTAGAGGCTATAATCAAGCAGAGTTAATAGCTAAATACCTAAGTAAAGTTTATAAAATAAGTTTATCTAAAAATAATTTAAGAAGAAAGAGAGAAACTTTGCCTCAAGTTAATTTAGGAAAAAAAGAACGATTTGATAATGTCAAAGATAGTTTTACCGTTAAAGATAAAGAAAAGCTAAAAGATAAAAGAGTACTCTTGGTGGATGATGTTTACACCACCGGTTCTACAGTTAATGAATGTTACCAAGAACTAAAAAAGTCCAAAGTAAGAAAGGTAATAATTTTAACCTTAGCAAGGAGTTA
Coding sequences:
- a CDS encoding ComF family protein, producing MGLNITRKDWSYLIKRIIILGDDLLDFLFPVYCEICNLRLQRERYICQVCLNKITYLTPPCSLSRREPLVLQNEMMSKDGQESKQHLEEKVISLGKYEGILKDYLHLLKYNHKPYLEVLFPKIIKEDYLFWIKPYQFDYIIPVPLHPKKLRSRGYNQAELIAKYLSKVYKISLSKNNLRRKRETLPQVNLGKKERFDNVKDSFTVKDKEKLKDKRVLLVDDVYTTGSTVNECYQELKKSKVRKVIILTLARS